DNA sequence from the Halobacterium sp. DL1 genome:
GGTATGGGTAACGCCGGCTGGAAAATATATATGCTTGAATGGATTTATATGGGGTGGGTCCAAACGCCCGGACATGGAACGCAGGAAGGTCCAGGTCACGGGCGGGTCGACGTTCACAGTGTCCATCCCGAAAGACTGGGCCCGGGACCACGACGTCGAGGCCGGTGACGAGGTGGGCTTCCACCCGGACAGCGGGTCGCTGCTACTGACACCGGTCACGTCCGGGGACGAGGACGAGGGCACCCTCGACATCTCCGGGATGGAGGGCGACGAACTCATGCGCGCGGTCATGACGATGTACGTCAGCGGCTTTGACGTGCTCGTTCTCGAGGCCGACCGCATCGACGCCGACCAGCGCCGTGTCATCCGGAACGCCACCCAGGGCCTCGTCGGCCTCGAGGTGCTCGAGGAGACGAGCAACCGCGTCGTCATCCAGGACCTGCTGGACTCCTCGGAGCTCTCGATCCACAACGCCGTCAGGCGGATGCACCTCATCTCGGTCTCGATGCTCGGGGACGCCCTGCAGGCGCTCGGCGACCGCGACCCCGACATCGCACAGGACGTGATGGAGCGCGACGACGACGTCGACCGCCTCTGGTACGTAGTCTCCCGCATCTACCGCGGGGCGCTGCGCTCACCGACGGTCGCCCAGGAGATCGGCGTCTCCCGGGAGACGGCCTTCGACTACCACTCCAGCGCGCGACAGCTCGAGCGCGTCGCCGACCACGCCGCGAAGATCAGTCGCGTCACCCAGGACCTTGACGCCGAAGTCCCAGAGGCCGTGATGGACGCACTCCACGACCTCGAGGCCGACGCCACCGACATCATCCAGACCGCGATGGACGCGCTGTTCGCCGACGACCCAGAGACGGCCACCCAGCTCGCCAACCAGGCGCGAGCGGAGGTCCGGGAGATCGACGAACAGACCCGGGCCGTCGACGACCTTCTGCACGACCTCGACGCCCGCCAGGCCCAGCACCTCGGTCTCGTCGTCGACTCCCTCTCCCGGAGCGCGGACTACGGCGGCAACATCGCCGAAACCGCACTTCAGAAGGCGGCTCCTACCCCCGGTCCGTAGCGAGGTTAGACGCGCCGAGAACCAAGGGCCTATACGGAGCGGCGTTGACACCGCTGGTATGGGCGAGGCATTCCCAGAGTACCTCGACGTCGACTACAGTGACGGCGAAGGCGAATCCTCAGAGGACTACCCGACGCTCCAGGACAAGATAGAGAAGGGCATCGAGGTCACCCGCAGGGGCCTCGAGCAGTACGAGAACCCCGCCATCATGTGGACCGGCGGGAAGGACTCCACGCTCACGCTGTACCTCGTCAAGGAGGTCGCCGAGCAGTTCGACCTCGAGGTACCGCCAGCCATCTTCATCGACCACTTCCAGCACTTCGACGAACTCCACGGCTTCGTCGACAAGTGGGCCGACGAGTGGGACTTAGAGGTCATCTACGCGCAGAACACCGACGTCGGGGACTACGTCGACGCCAACGGGCTCACCCCCGGCGACGACATCCCCATCGACGAACTGAACGACCAGAACCAGCACCACGTCCGGGACCTCCTCGAGTACGAGGAGGACAGCTTCCCGTTCCTGCTGGACACCTACGTCGGCAACCACCTCCTGAAGACCGTCGCGCTCAACAACGCCCTCGAGGAGTACGACGTCGACGGCATCCTCAGCGGTATTCGCTGGGACGAACAGGAGGCCCGCGCGGACGAGACGTTCTTCAGCCCGCGCCACGACCCCGACGTCTACCCGCCCCACGACCGCATCCAGCCCATCCTCCAGTTCGACGAGGCCGCGGTGTGGGACGCCTTCTGGTACTACGTCGTCCCCGAGACGGTCGAGGGCTACCCGGACGACGGCTACGTCCCCCAGAGCTACGACGACCTGCCGAACGGCCTCACCCACGAGGACATCCCGGTCTCGCCCAAGTACTTCAAGGGCTTCCGCTCGCTCGGCAGCGAGGTGTCGACGGACAAGGCCGCCGAGGAGCCCGCGTGGCTCCAGGACCTCGACAACACCACCGAGCGCGCCGGCCGCGCCCAGGACAAGGAGGACCTGATGGAGCGCCTGCGCGACCTCGGCTACATGTAAGTCGGGCCATTTTGCTGCCGCCGAAAGAGCGCTCCGGGTCACTTCTCGAGGCGTAGCGTCCCGCTGTCACTCGTCTTCAAAACTGCTATAAACCGCAGGTGGTCAGTTGGAGGCAGAGATGGTAGCGGCGACGCGCCTACTCCGGTCGACGTCCCACTCGCAGTGGCGTCGCCTGTCGGCCGGTCGGCGTGTCGCCGTGGTCGCGAATAATGTGCCTGCGTGAGCAGGTGCACCACAAACTTCTATCGTCCGTTCCGACCGGTCGCCCCTCACCAGGGGTCGGTACCGCAGCCGACTGCTCGCAGACACCCACACACCCATGCTCGAACGAACCTACATCGACGACGTATCGCCCGACGACGACGGCAGCGAAACCACCATCGCCGGTCATGTGCACGAACTCCGCGACCTCGGCGGCATCCTCTTCGTGGTCGTCCGCGACCGCACCGGTCTCCTGCAGGTCGTGGTCAAGGAGGACGACACCCCGGAGGTCTTCGAACGCGCCGAGGCGCTGTCCAGCGAAGACATCGTGCAGGTCCGCGGCACGCTCGAGGCGACCGACCAGGCACCCGGGGGCGTCGAACTCGCGCCCGAGGAACTGACCGTGGTCAGCGAGGCCAGCGGCGACCTGTCTATCGAGATCTCGAAGGACGTCGACGCCGACCTCTCGACGCGCCTCGACGAGCGCCACCTCGACGTCCGGAAACCCGAGAGCCGGGCCGTCTTCTCGCTGCGCTCGAAAGCGATGGGCGCGATGCGGTCGTGGTTCTACGACAACGAGTTCGAGGAGGTCGACACGCCGGAACTGTCGAC
Encoded proteins:
- a CDS encoding nodulation protein gives rise to the protein MGEAFPEYLDVDYSDGEGESSEDYPTLQDKIEKGIEVTRRGLEQYENPAIMWTGGKDSTLTLYLVKEVAEQFDLEVPPAIFIDHFQHFDELHGFVDKWADEWDLEVIYAQNTDVGDYVDANGLTPGDDIPIDELNDQNQHHVRDLLEYEEDSFPFLLDTYVGNHLLKTVALNNALEEYDVDGILSGIRWDEQEARADETFFSPRHDPDVYPPHDRIQPILQFDEAAVWDAFWYYVVPETVEGYPDDGYVPQSYDDLPNGLTHEDIPVSPKYFKGFRSLGSEVSTDKAAEEPAWLQDLDNTTERAGRAQDKEDLMERLRDLGYM
- a CDS encoding histidine kinase, producing the protein MERRKVQVTGGSTFTVSIPKDWARDHDVEAGDEVGFHPDSGSLLLTPVTSGDEDEGTLDISGMEGDELMRAVMTMYVSGFDVLVLEADRIDADQRRVIRNATQGLVGLEVLEETSNRVVIQDLLDSSELSIHNAVRRMHLISVSMLGDALQALGDRDPDIAQDVMERDDDVDRLWYVVSRIYRGALRSPTVAQEIGVSRETAFDYHSSARQLERVADHAAKISRVTQDLDAEVPEAVMDALHDLEADATDIIQTAMDALFADDPETATQLANQARAEVREIDEQTRAVDDLLHDLDARQAQHLGLVVDSLSRSADYGGNIAETALQKAAPTPGP